The following proteins come from a genomic window of Botrytis cinerea B05.10 chromosome 14, complete sequence:
- the Bcmfs1 gene encoding Bcmfs1, whose product MSQDGQTKMGTSRPTTLVSDTEFEKSTAPSISNSISRDKKNSTDGADLESGEVKNNGQGEDGVEYPNALAMVMIVIALSLSIFLVSLDMTIVATAIPKITDQFHGLDLVGWYGSAFFLTVGSFQSTWGKAYKYFPLKITFLTAIFIFELGSLICGVAPNSTALIVGRAIAGLGGAGIASGAYTIIAFAAPPSQRAAYTGILGASYGVASVVGPLLGGVFADKLTWRWCFYINLPIGGLAGAIILFLFTTPKNAVPTPATLKEKILQMDFPGTFTIMASLVCFFLALQWGGQTKAWKSADVIGTLVGFVLLLTLFIVIQYFQGERGIIVGRLLKERTVSIGMVYVFFLCGGWFLLLYYLPYYFQVVSGVSASQSGVRNLPMIIGTTIATIVSGGLISAFGYFVPFMIIGAAGATIGCGLLYTLGIDSSSAQWIGYQALAGLSTGFVFQIPVISAQATVSQADLSSATAMVLFLQTIGGAFFISIAEAAFANRILHVLPHYAPSVSPARVLSVGVSELRNVFGKEGELIEGIIESYLQGLKVTYALAITCCGIAMFVALGSHWPWKNLKGKASMGGAA is encoded by the exons AGTGGAGAGGTAAAGAACAATGGCCAGGGGGAAGATGGTGTGGAGTATCCAAATGCTCTCGCAATGGTGATGATAGTGATTGCTTTATCACTCAGTATCTTTCTTGTCTCTCTGGACATGACGATTGTG GCTACAGCAATTCCAAAAATCACCGACCAGTTCCACGGCTTAGACCTTGTCGGCTGGTATGGTTCTGCATTTTTTCTCACAGTCGGTTCCTTTCAATCAACATGGGGAAAGGCCTACAAATATTTTCCACTAAAGATAACCTTCCTCACTGCCATATTCATCTTCGAACTCGGGAGTTTGATTTGCG GTGTCGCTCCAAATAGTACCGCGTTGATAGTAGGCCGAGCCATTGCTGGACTTGGTGGCGCTGGAATTGCCTCGGGAGCATATACAATCATAGCATTCGCAGCACCTCCATCCCAGCGCGCAGCTTATACAGGTATTTTAGGTGCATCTTATGGAGTGGCATCTGTAGTAGGGCCACTTCTTGGAGGTGTCTTTGCAGATAAGTTGACATGGCGTTGGTGTTTCTACATTAATTTGCCAATTGGTGGACTCGCAGGGGCTATCATCTTATTTT TGTTTACTACACCTAAAAATGCAGTACCAACTCCTGCCACCCTTAAGGAGAAAATCCTACAAATGGATTTCCCTGGAACATTTACAATCATGGCCAGTCTCGTCTGTTTCTTCCTGGCTCTTCAATGGGGTGGCCAGACGAAAGCCTGGAAATCTGCCGATGTCATCGGTACTCTCGTCGGTTTCGTTCTTCTCCTCACCCTCTTTATTGTAATCCAATATTTCCAAGGCGAGCGTGGAATCATTGTCGGTCGTTTGTTGAAAGAGCGTACAGTCTCTATAGGAATGGTATATGTATTCTTTCTCTGCGGTGGATGGTTCCTTTTACTGTACTATCTACCCTATTACTTCCAAGTCGTCTCTGGAGTTTCGGCTTCTCAATCTGGTGTGCGAAATCTGCCTATGATTATCGGTACTACTATCGCAACCATTGTTTCTGGAGGATTGATATCTGCATTTGGCTATTT CGTTCCATTCATGATTATCGGCGCAGCCGGCGCAACAATAGGTTGCGGGCTCCTCTACACACTCGGCATCGATTCCAGCTCCGCACAATGGATAGGCTACCAAGCTCTCGCGGGTCTCTCCACCGGATTCGTTTTCCAAATCCCCGTCATCTCGGCCCAAGCCACCGTGTCCCAAGCCGATCTCTCTTCCGCGACAGCCATGGTGTTGTTCCTCCAAACCATCGGTGGTGcattcttcatctccatcgccGAAGCCGCATTCGCAAACCGTATCTTGCACGTTCTTCCGCACTACGCACCTTCGGTATCTCCAGCCCGAGTCTTATCGGTAGGGGTTAGCGAATTGAGAAATGTGTTTGGAAAAGAGGGAGAGTTGATCGAGGGCATCATAGAGAGTTATTTACAGGGACTAAAAGTTACATATGCGCTAGCGATTACCTGTTGCGGAATCGCAATGTTTGTGGCTTTGGGAAGTCACTGGCCgtggaagaatttgaaaggaAAAGCATCGATGGGTGGTGCTGCCTAG